The region ACCTACTTCTATAGAGACTACTGTTAGAGGAAGTTTTCAGGTATGGGAATACAGACAAACAAATGCACAGTTACTAGGTGTAGATTTAGATGCTTCTTATGCTTTTACAGATAAATTTAGATATAATTATCAGTTTTCATTCGTTAAAGGGTACGATCGTTCTCAGGACGAACCCTTAATAAGTATGCCTCCTGTAAATATGAAAAATGAAATCGTATATCTAAATCCTGAAGTCCATAATCTTAGATTAGCATTACAAAGCGAGTACGTCTTTCGTCAGAATGAATATCCAGATAATAACTTTGAAGTATACATTCCAGAAACAGAAAGTACCGAAGTTGTAGATATTAGTACACCCCCAGATGCTTATCATTTATTGAATTTTAACTCAAGTATAGACTTTAATATCAATACCAAATCAAAATTAACTTTAGGGTTTGCTGTTACAAACCTATTAAATACATCTTATAGAGATTACCTAAATAGTATGCGTTACTATGCAGACGATTTAGGACGAAATTTTATATTAAATCTTAAACTCAATTATTAAAACAATACCAATGAAAAAAGAAAAATTTTTAAACATTAGCCAGATGAAAACAACAAAATTATTTACAGCAGCTTTAATTGCTACAGTATTATTTACATCATGTTCAAGTGACGATGATACCCCTGAAATCGTAAATGAAGAAGAGGTTATAACCACTTTAACAGTAACTTTAACTGCAACGGGTACAGGTGATATAATAACCTTGCAAACTCAAGATTTAGATGGTGATGGTCCAGACGATCCTGTAGTTACAGTATCAGGAAATTTAGCTGCAGGAGAAACGTATAACGGAAGCATAGTGCTTTTAAACGAAACTGTAAGTCCAGCAGAAGATATTACTGAAGAAGTAGAAGATGAAAGTGATGAACACCAGTTTTTCTATACTGCAAGTAGTAGCTTAGATGTTACAACAGCCTATGCAAATTACGATGAAGATGGAAACCCATTAGGTACCGAGTTTACACTTACAGCAGGCGAAGCAAGTTCTGGAAGCTTAACCTTTACTTTAATACACGAGCCTGTAAAACCAAATACTGGATTAACAGATGCAGGTGGGGAGACAGATGCAGAAGCGACATTTAGTGTTACTGTAGAATAAATTAATATTAATAGATTAAAAACAAGCCTTTAACATAACTGTTAAAGGCTTGTTTGTTTTAAATATGTCCTGAAAGTCTTTTCAACTCAAAATACATAATTCAGAACAGTTTATATCTCTAATTTCAATAAAACGTCAAAAAACACTTAAGTAGAAAAAAATAAACAGTCTGTAAATGAGTGGTTTAAAGATGTGTTTTTGGCTGTTAATAGATAGGGGCGATTCGCTCAAATGTTCGATAGATAAAGGGTTTAGTCAATATTTTTAATTGAAAATAAAATGGAATAATTTCAATTCGTCTACACTAAATTACCATTCATCTATAGTTAACTTCGTAATAACGATTAAGCTGTGAAATCCTAGGAATAGGGGCTATTTTTGTAATTCACTTAAACTTGAGTTCTGATGACAAATGTTTTAAAAATTTTACTAATAGAAGACGATATGATTGAAGTTATGAAACTTAAAAGAGCAGTTTCTAAACTTCAAATTAATTGTAAAATTATTGAAGCTAATAATGGCGAAGAGGCTTTAAGTATATTAGAGAAAAAGGAAGATTTACCAGATATAATTTTATTAGATTTAAATATGCCAAAAATTAACGGAATTGAATTTTTAGGTATTCTTAAAAAAGATAGTGTATTAAAATATTTACCTACCATTATATTAACGACCTCAAGTAATCAAAAAGATTTATTAGAATGTTACAAAATAGGCGTTGCAGGCTATATTTTAAAACCTCTTAAGTACGAAGAGTACGTGTCTAAAATAGAAACTCTAATTGCATACTGGAGTATTAATGAATTAAAGAAAATATAATGAAGGGTATTGTTTTTACAGAGTT is a window of Formosa sediminum DNA encoding:
- a CDS encoding type 1 periplasmic binding fold superfamily protein, producing the protein MKTTKLFTAALIATVLFTSCSSDDDTPEIVNEEEVITTLTVTLTATGTGDIITLQTQDLDGDGPDDPVVTVSGNLAAGETYNGSIVLLNETVSPAEDITEEVEDESDEHQFFYTASSSLDVTTAYANYDEDGNPLGTEFTLTAGEASSGSLTFTLIHEPVKPNTGLTDAGGETDAEATFSVTVE
- a CDS encoding response regulator; translation: MTNVLKILLIEDDMIEVMKLKRAVSKLQINCKIIEANNGEEALSILEKKEDLPDIILLDLNMPKINGIEFLGILKKDSVLKYLPTIILTTSSNQKDLLECYKIGVAGYILKPLKYEEYVSKIETLIAYWSINELKKI